Proteins co-encoded in one Gouania willdenowi chromosome 1, fGouWil2.1, whole genome shotgun sequence genomic window:
- the LOC114462227 gene encoding long-chain fatty acid transport protein 1-like isoform X2, giving the protein MRLIRAAILSVSVLGAAWFLSPPWLCSLFIGIVICMFLRASWKSIHVAFHTIKRDLRCLIVIMKVRISIYRNMRNKSTIPTLFAQIVALNPDKPALIYEATGEVWSFQKLQQQCHAVAHWALKQEWVEGDVVALYLESQPLVVALWLGLAMVGVEAALINHNLRLHSLLHCVNVSGARAMVFGAEKAEAVSEVMDSLQHNMVMFISGELNDEVKLPSRVCQSLDKLLARSPTHAPQHKLRKEFNGMPKAAIIVHSRYYRIAAFGFHSFGLCCDDVLYNCLPLYHSAGTIMGVGQCLLFGLTVVIRKKFSASRFWDDCVQHNCTVIQYIGEVCRYLLSQPVCPSETHHSVRVAFGNGLHPSVWKEFVQRFQIPKIGEFYGATECNCSLINIDGKVGACGFNSRILPSFYPIRLVRVKQDNMELLRDSHGLCVPCLPEEPGMLVGRIDLTDPLRRFDGYVDMDSTNQKIAHNVFRMGDSAYVSGDVMVMDDYGYIFFRDRSGDTFRWRGENVSTTEVEGVLSGLLGHTDVAVYGVSIPGVEGKAGMAAITHNGDQLDLGSFLITAQKSLPSYAIPVFLRLMPSVDTTGTFKIQKMRLQKEGFKPSNPSEKMYFLNSRTGSYVAITDELYNDIMEKKVRL; this is encoded by the exons ATGCGTCTGATAAGAGCTGCCATACTGAGTGTCAGTGTTTTGGGGGCTGCGTGGTTCCTGTCTCCACCATGGCTCTGCAGCCTGTTTATCGGAATAGTGATTTGCATGTTCCTGAGGGCATCCTGGAAGAGCATCCATGTAGCTTTCCACACCATCAAGAGAGACCTAAG GTGCCTGATTGTGATCATGAAAGTGAGGATTTCCATTTACCGTAACATGCGAAATAAAAGCACCATCCCGACTCTGTTTGCCCAGATAGTGGCACTAAACCCTGACAAACCAGCTTTGATTTATGAAGCCACGGGAGAG gtCTGGAGTTTTCAGAAGCTACAGCAGCAGTGCCATGCTGTGGCTCACTGGGCTTTGAAGCAGGAATGGGTGGAAGGGGATGTCGTTGCTTTGTACTTAGAAAGCCAGCCTTTGGTGGTGGCTTTGTGGCTGGGCCTGGCCATGGTTGGTGTGGAGGCTGCACTCATCAACCACAACCTCCGTCTGCACTCTCTGCTGCACTGTGTCAACGTCTCTGGTGCTCGAGCCATGGTGTTTGGAGCAGAGAAGGCTGAAG CGGTGTCAGAAGTCATGGACTCGCTGCAGCACAACATGGTTATGTTCATCAGTGGAGAACTCAATGATGAGGTGAAACTACCAAGTCGTGTTTGTCAAAGTCTGGACAAACTTCTGGCTCGTTCACCAACCCACGCACCTCAACACAAGCTCAGAAAAGAGTTTAACG GGATGCCCAAAGCAGCGATAATTGTGCACAGTCG GTATTACCGTATCGCTGCCTTTGGTTTTCACTCTTTTGGCCTGTGTTGTGATGACGTTCTCTACAACTGCCTTCCTCTCTATCACTCTGCGG gtacTATTATGGGGGTTGGTCAGTGTTTGCTCTTCGGGCTGACTGTGGTAATCCGCAAAAAATTCTCAGCAAGTCGTTTCTGGGATGATTGTGTGCAACACAACTGCACT GTAATTCAGTACATAGGCGAGGTTTGCCGTTATCTGTTGTCTCAGCCTGTCTGTCCGTCTGAGACTCACCACTCTGTCCGTGTTGCCTTTGGAAATGGTCTTCATCCATCAGTGTGGAAGGAGTTTGTTCAGAGGTTTCAAATCCCAAAAATTGGAGAATTTTATGGTGCCACCGAATGCAACTGCAGTTTGATCAACATCGATGGAAAG GTGGGAGCTTGTGGCTTCAACAGCCGTATCCTACCAAGCTTTTATCCAATTCGACTAGTCAGGGTGAAGCAGGACAACATGGAGCTGCTCAGAGATTCACATGGACTCTGTGTACCCTGTCTGCCTG AGGAGCCTGGCATGTTGGTGGGACGCATTGACCTTACCGATCCTCTCAGAAGATTTGACGGCTATGTTGATATGGACTCTACCAATCAGAAAATAGCACACAATGTTTTTAGGATGGGGGACTCTGCGTATGTTTCAG GTGACGTGATGGTGATGGATGATTATGGCTACATCTTCTTCAGAGACCGCAGCGGCGATACGTTTCGTTGGAGAGGAGAGAACGTTTCCACCACAGAGGTGGAGGGAGTCCTCAGCGGCCTCCTCGGACATACTGACGTAGCGGTCTATGGAGTTTCTATTCCAG GAGTGGAAGGAAAGGCTGGAATGGCAGCAATAACTCACAATGGAGACCAGTTAGACCTTGGTTCGTTCTTGATCACAGCACAAAAATCCCTGCCCTCCTATGCAATTCCTGTATTCCTACGACTGATGCCTTCTGTTGACACTACAG GTACTTTTAAAATTCAAAAGATGCGACTGCAGAAGGAAGGATTCAAACCCAGTAACCCAAGTGAGAAGATGTACTTTCTGAACAGTCGAACAGGGAGTTACGTAGCTATCACTGATGAACTGTACAATGACATTATGGAGAAAAAAGTCCGTCTGTGA
- the LOC114462227 gene encoding long-chain fatty acid transport protein 1-like isoform X1 gives MRLIRAAILSVSVLGAAWFLSPPWLCSLFIGIVICMFLRASWKSIHVAFHTIKRDLRCLIVIMKVRISIYRNMRNKSTIPTLFAQIVALNPDKPALIYEATGEVWSFQKLQQQCHAVAHWALKQEWVEGDVVALYLESQPLVVALWLGLAMVGVEAALINHNLRLHSLLHCVNVSGARAMVFGAEKAEAVSEVMDSLQHNMVMFISGELNDEVKLPSRVCQSLDKLLARSPTHAPQHKLRKEFNDRLFYIFTSGTTGMPKAAIIVHSRYYRIAAFGFHSFGLCCDDVLYNCLPLYHSAGTIMGVGQCLLFGLTVVIRKKFSASRFWDDCVQHNCTVIQYIGEVCRYLLSQPVCPSETHHSVRVAFGNGLHPSVWKEFVQRFQIPKIGEFYGATECNCSLINIDGKVGACGFNSRILPSFYPIRLVRVKQDNMELLRDSHGLCVPCLPEEPGMLVGRIDLTDPLRRFDGYVDMDSTNQKIAHNVFRMGDSAYVSGDVMVMDDYGYIFFRDRSGDTFRWRGENVSTTEVEGVLSGLLGHTDVAVYGVSIPGVEGKAGMAAITHNGDQLDLGSFLITAQKSLPSYAIPVFLRLMPSVDTTGTFKIQKMRLQKEGFKPSNPSEKMYFLNSRTGSYVAITDELYNDIMEKKVRL, from the exons ATGCGTCTGATAAGAGCTGCCATACTGAGTGTCAGTGTTTTGGGGGCTGCGTGGTTCCTGTCTCCACCATGGCTCTGCAGCCTGTTTATCGGAATAGTGATTTGCATGTTCCTGAGGGCATCCTGGAAGAGCATCCATGTAGCTTTCCACACCATCAAGAGAGACCTAAG GTGCCTGATTGTGATCATGAAAGTGAGGATTTCCATTTACCGTAACATGCGAAATAAAAGCACCATCCCGACTCTGTTTGCCCAGATAGTGGCACTAAACCCTGACAAACCAGCTTTGATTTATGAAGCCACGGGAGAG gtCTGGAGTTTTCAGAAGCTACAGCAGCAGTGCCATGCTGTGGCTCACTGGGCTTTGAAGCAGGAATGGGTGGAAGGGGATGTCGTTGCTTTGTACTTAGAAAGCCAGCCTTTGGTGGTGGCTTTGTGGCTGGGCCTGGCCATGGTTGGTGTGGAGGCTGCACTCATCAACCACAACCTCCGTCTGCACTCTCTGCTGCACTGTGTCAACGTCTCTGGTGCTCGAGCCATGGTGTTTGGAGCAGAGAAGGCTGAAG CGGTGTCAGAAGTCATGGACTCGCTGCAGCACAACATGGTTATGTTCATCAGTGGAGAACTCAATGATGAGGTGAAACTACCAAGTCGTGTTTGTCAAAGTCTGGACAAACTTCTGGCTCGTTCACCAACCCACGCACCTCAACACAAGCTCAGAAAAGAGTTTAACG ACAGACTTTTTTACATCTTCACCTCTGGTACAACAGGGATGCCCAAAGCAGCGATAATTGTGCACAGTCG GTATTACCGTATCGCTGCCTTTGGTTTTCACTCTTTTGGCCTGTGTTGTGATGACGTTCTCTACAACTGCCTTCCTCTCTATCACTCTGCGG gtacTATTATGGGGGTTGGTCAGTGTTTGCTCTTCGGGCTGACTGTGGTAATCCGCAAAAAATTCTCAGCAAGTCGTTTCTGGGATGATTGTGTGCAACACAACTGCACT GTAATTCAGTACATAGGCGAGGTTTGCCGTTATCTGTTGTCTCAGCCTGTCTGTCCGTCTGAGACTCACCACTCTGTCCGTGTTGCCTTTGGAAATGGTCTTCATCCATCAGTGTGGAAGGAGTTTGTTCAGAGGTTTCAAATCCCAAAAATTGGAGAATTTTATGGTGCCACCGAATGCAACTGCAGTTTGATCAACATCGATGGAAAG GTGGGAGCTTGTGGCTTCAACAGCCGTATCCTACCAAGCTTTTATCCAATTCGACTAGTCAGGGTGAAGCAGGACAACATGGAGCTGCTCAGAGATTCACATGGACTCTGTGTACCCTGTCTGCCTG AGGAGCCTGGCATGTTGGTGGGACGCATTGACCTTACCGATCCTCTCAGAAGATTTGACGGCTATGTTGATATGGACTCTACCAATCAGAAAATAGCACACAATGTTTTTAGGATGGGGGACTCTGCGTATGTTTCAG GTGACGTGATGGTGATGGATGATTATGGCTACATCTTCTTCAGAGACCGCAGCGGCGATACGTTTCGTTGGAGAGGAGAGAACGTTTCCACCACAGAGGTGGAGGGAGTCCTCAGCGGCCTCCTCGGACATACTGACGTAGCGGTCTATGGAGTTTCTATTCCAG GAGTGGAAGGAAAGGCTGGAATGGCAGCAATAACTCACAATGGAGACCAGTTAGACCTTGGTTCGTTCTTGATCACAGCACAAAAATCCCTGCCCTCCTATGCAATTCCTGTATTCCTACGACTGATGCCTTCTGTTGACACTACAG GTACTTTTAAAATTCAAAAGATGCGACTGCAGAAGGAAGGATTCAAACCCAGTAACCCAAGTGAGAAGATGTACTTTCTGAACAGTCGAACAGGGAGTTACGTAGCTATCACTGATGAACTGTACAATGACATTATGGAGAAAAAAGTCCGTCTGTGA
- the adgre5b.1 gene encoding CD97 antigen isoform X1 → MFGFNMKFGKGLIILGLACLLGECSLQCPHGFNTVGKRCDDINECLENLCGNHSNCFNTNGSYYCQCKQGFKNYRGNFNFTQLNGQCQVVNECENANVCGRNAYCKNLNGSYICICHDGYINNSRRGHCEDIDECKDSELSHQHICGERGSCENVNGSYWCNCPEGYTNYGNARTPCSALSCSDFSASSNFAESLTGLADILLMMKNSCLALSDSSAAPGEGKVNGEALLKKLFNATQVILSPGNLNNSEGVSGLLTTVENSILFIGPQLKLNHTKLTTTETDAEIAVHRGETPPSGPVHLANENALLDTDWTTAAGTGLYPGFALAALLSYKNLEGSVNGFFEGLKGHDRDGEDPTFQVSSKVVSVVVSNPSTQKLSHSVNITLRHLKDREESEEVKYICAYWNERGGWSTDGCYQQHSNATHTLCTCEHLSSFAVLMALYPMEHDFGLMLMTKIGLSISLLCLILCILTFKLCRSIQGTRTTIHLHLCICLFVADLVFLVGISQTKPVGGCRFVAGLLHYFFLAVFTWMLLEGVQLYRMVVLVFNATIQPLYLYVTGYGIPLAIVVLSAIIRPNGYGTNQHCWLSLEDGLIWSFYGPVCFIILINVFFFLVTVWKLVQKFSTLNPDLSKLHKIKAFTVTAIAQMCILGLMWVFGAFLFQKDAIVSAYIFTFLNSLQGALVFIMHCLLSKQVRDEYASFCSCICTPQKKKYSGFSSTNPSSSQSQGSRSGQLTGESQI, encoded by the exons ATGTTTGGCTTCAACATGAAGTTTGGAAAGGGGCTTATCATTCTTG GGTTAGCATGTTTATTGGGAGAATGCTCGTTGCAGTGTCCTCATGGCTTCAATACAGTTGGGAAACGCTGTGATG ACATAAATGAATGTCTCGAAAACCTATGTGGGAACCACTCAAACTGCTTCAACACGAATGGCAGTTACTACTGTCAGTGCAAGCAAGGATTCAAAAACTACAGGGGCAACTTTAACTTCACACAGCTGAATGGACAGTGCCAGG TCGTCAACGAGTGTGAAAACGCCAATGTGTGCGGTCGAAACGCTTACTGCAAAAACCTCAATGGAAGCTACATCTGTATCTGCCATGATGGATACATCAACAACAGCAGACGTGGACACTGCGAAG ATATAGATGAATGCAAAGATTCAGAATTAAGCCATCAGCATATCTGTGGAGAAAGAGGAAGTTGTGAGAATGTCAATGGCAGTTATTGGTGCAACTGCCCAGAAGGATACACCAACTATGGAAATGCAAGAACCCCTTGTTCAG CGCTCAGCTGCAGTGATTTCAGTGCCAGCAGCAACTTTGCAGAG TCGCTCACAGGCCTGGCAGACAttttgttgatgatgaaaaaCAGCTGCTTGGCTCTGTCTGATTCAAGTGCTGCTCCTGGTGAAGGAAAAGTGAATGGGGAGGCGCTACTAAAG AAACTTTTCAACGCAACTCAAGTCATCCTGTCTCCTGGAAACCTGAACAACAGCGAGGGAGTGAGTGGGCTGCTCACTACCGTGGAgaactcaattttatttatcGGTCCTCAATTAAAACTCAACCACACCAAGTTAACAACCACAGAAACAG ATGCAGAAATTGCTGTTCACAGAGGAGAGACTCCACCCTCTGGACCCGTCCATTTGGCCAATGAAAATGCTTTACTCGACACTGACTGGACAACAGCAGCTGGGACGGGACTATACCCAG GTTTCGCTCTAGCTGCGTTGCTGAGCTATAAAAACCTTGAAGGATCTGTGAATGGCTTTTTTGAGGGGCTCAAAGGGCACGATAGAGACGGAGAAGATCCCACCTTCCAGGTTTCCTCCAAAGTCGTGTCAGTTGTTGTCTCCAATCCCTCCACTCAGAAACTGAGTCACTCTGTCAACATCACCCTCAGACATTTAAAG GACAGAGAGGAGTCGGAGGAAGTGAAATACATCTGTGCATACTGGAATGAGAGAGGGGGCTGGTCCACAGATGGTTGCTATCAGCAGCACTCCAACGCCACACACACTTTGTGTACATGTGAACATCTGAGCAGCTTTGCTGTGCTCATGGCCTTGTACCCAATGGAG CATGACTTTGGCCTCATGTTGATGACCAAGATTGGGCTGAGCATCTCTCTGCTGTGTCTGATACTCTGCATCCTGACCTTCAAGTTGTGCCGATCCATTCAGGGAACGCGCACCACCATTCACCTACATCTCTGCATCTGCCTCTTCGTGGCTGACCTCGTCTTCCTTGTGGGAATTTCACAGACTAAACCTGTG GGCGGCTGCAGGTTTGTTGCAGGGTTGCTTCATTACTTTTTCCTGGCTGTCTTTACCTGGATGCTGTTAGAAGGGGTCCAGCTCTACCGCATGGTCGTCCTTGTGTTCAACGCCACCATTCAGCCTCTCTACCTTTACGTCACTGGTTATGGAATTCCTCTGGCCATTGTAGTTCTTTCTGCCATCATTAGACCAAATGGATACGGCACTAACCAGCA CTGCTGGCTGTCTCTGGAGGACGGCTTGATCTGGAGCTTCTACGGCCCGGTGTGCTTCATTATCCTCATAAACGTCTTCTTCTTCCTTGTTACCGTGTGGAAGTTGGTCCAGAAGTTCAGCACCCTTAACCCAGACCTGTCCAAGCTGCACAAAattaa AGCCTTCACAGTCACAGCTATAGCCCAGATGTGTATCTTAGGTCTGATGTGGGTCTTTGGGGCCTTCCTCTTTCAGAAGGACGCTATAGTGTCAGCCTATATTTTCACCTTCCTCAACAGCCTGCAGGGGGCGCTGGTCTTTATCATGCACTGCCTTTTGTCCAAACAG GTGAGAGATGAGTATGCTAGTTTCTGCTCGTGCATCTGcacaccacagaagaagaaatattCAGGTTTCAGCAGCACCAACCCTTCTAGCAGTCAGTCACAG GGTTCTCGGAGTGGACAGCTCACAGGGGAATCCCAAATATGA
- the adgre5b.1 gene encoding CD97 antigen isoform X2 produces the protein MFGFNMKFGKGLIILDINECLENLCGNHSNCFNTNGSYYCQCKQGFKNYRGNFNFTQLNGQCQVVNECENANVCGRNAYCKNLNGSYICICHDGYINNSRRGHCEDIDECKDSELSHQHICGERGSCENVNGSYWCNCPEGYTNYGNARTPCSALSCSDFSASSNFAESLTGLADILLMMKNSCLALSDSSAAPGEGKVNGEALLKKLFNATQVILSPGNLNNSEGVSGLLTTVENSILFIGPQLKLNHTKLTTTETDAEIAVHRGETPPSGPVHLANENALLDTDWTTAAGTGLYPGFALAALLSYKNLEGSVNGFFEGLKGHDRDGEDPTFQVSSKVVSVVVSNPSTQKLSHSVNITLRHLKDREESEEVKYICAYWNERGGWSTDGCYQQHSNATHTLCTCEHLSSFAVLMALYPMEHDFGLMLMTKIGLSISLLCLILCILTFKLCRSIQGTRTTIHLHLCICLFVADLVFLVGISQTKPVGGCRFVAGLLHYFFLAVFTWMLLEGVQLYRMVVLVFNATIQPLYLYVTGYGIPLAIVVLSAIIRPNGYGTNQHCWLSLEDGLIWSFYGPVCFIILINVFFFLVTVWKLVQKFSTLNPDLSKLHKIKAFTVTAIAQMCILGLMWVFGAFLFQKDAIVSAYIFTFLNSLQGALVFIMHCLLSKQVRDEYASFCSCICTPQKKKYSGFSSTNPSSSQSQGSRSGQLTGESQI, from the exons ATGTTTGGCTTCAACATGAAGTTTGGAAAGGGGCTTATCATTCTTG ACATAAATGAATGTCTCGAAAACCTATGTGGGAACCACTCAAACTGCTTCAACACGAATGGCAGTTACTACTGTCAGTGCAAGCAAGGATTCAAAAACTACAGGGGCAACTTTAACTTCACACAGCTGAATGGACAGTGCCAGG TCGTCAACGAGTGTGAAAACGCCAATGTGTGCGGTCGAAACGCTTACTGCAAAAACCTCAATGGAAGCTACATCTGTATCTGCCATGATGGATACATCAACAACAGCAGACGTGGACACTGCGAAG ATATAGATGAATGCAAAGATTCAGAATTAAGCCATCAGCATATCTGTGGAGAAAGAGGAAGTTGTGAGAATGTCAATGGCAGTTATTGGTGCAACTGCCCAGAAGGATACACCAACTATGGAAATGCAAGAACCCCTTGTTCAG CGCTCAGCTGCAGTGATTTCAGTGCCAGCAGCAACTTTGCAGAG TCGCTCACAGGCCTGGCAGACAttttgttgatgatgaaaaaCAGCTGCTTGGCTCTGTCTGATTCAAGTGCTGCTCCTGGTGAAGGAAAAGTGAATGGGGAGGCGCTACTAAAG AAACTTTTCAACGCAACTCAAGTCATCCTGTCTCCTGGAAACCTGAACAACAGCGAGGGAGTGAGTGGGCTGCTCACTACCGTGGAgaactcaattttatttatcGGTCCTCAATTAAAACTCAACCACACCAAGTTAACAACCACAGAAACAG ATGCAGAAATTGCTGTTCACAGAGGAGAGACTCCACCCTCTGGACCCGTCCATTTGGCCAATGAAAATGCTTTACTCGACACTGACTGGACAACAGCAGCTGGGACGGGACTATACCCAG GTTTCGCTCTAGCTGCGTTGCTGAGCTATAAAAACCTTGAAGGATCTGTGAATGGCTTTTTTGAGGGGCTCAAAGGGCACGATAGAGACGGAGAAGATCCCACCTTCCAGGTTTCCTCCAAAGTCGTGTCAGTTGTTGTCTCCAATCCCTCCACTCAGAAACTGAGTCACTCTGTCAACATCACCCTCAGACATTTAAAG GACAGAGAGGAGTCGGAGGAAGTGAAATACATCTGTGCATACTGGAATGAGAGAGGGGGCTGGTCCACAGATGGTTGCTATCAGCAGCACTCCAACGCCACACACACTTTGTGTACATGTGAACATCTGAGCAGCTTTGCTGTGCTCATGGCCTTGTACCCAATGGAG CATGACTTTGGCCTCATGTTGATGACCAAGATTGGGCTGAGCATCTCTCTGCTGTGTCTGATACTCTGCATCCTGACCTTCAAGTTGTGCCGATCCATTCAGGGAACGCGCACCACCATTCACCTACATCTCTGCATCTGCCTCTTCGTGGCTGACCTCGTCTTCCTTGTGGGAATTTCACAGACTAAACCTGTG GGCGGCTGCAGGTTTGTTGCAGGGTTGCTTCATTACTTTTTCCTGGCTGTCTTTACCTGGATGCTGTTAGAAGGGGTCCAGCTCTACCGCATGGTCGTCCTTGTGTTCAACGCCACCATTCAGCCTCTCTACCTTTACGTCACTGGTTATGGAATTCCTCTGGCCATTGTAGTTCTTTCTGCCATCATTAGACCAAATGGATACGGCACTAACCAGCA CTGCTGGCTGTCTCTGGAGGACGGCTTGATCTGGAGCTTCTACGGCCCGGTGTGCTTCATTATCCTCATAAACGTCTTCTTCTTCCTTGTTACCGTGTGGAAGTTGGTCCAGAAGTTCAGCACCCTTAACCCAGACCTGTCCAAGCTGCACAAAattaa AGCCTTCACAGTCACAGCTATAGCCCAGATGTGTATCTTAGGTCTGATGTGGGTCTTTGGGGCCTTCCTCTTTCAGAAGGACGCTATAGTGTCAGCCTATATTTTCACCTTCCTCAACAGCCTGCAGGGGGCGCTGGTCTTTATCATGCACTGCCTTTTGTCCAAACAG GTGAGAGATGAGTATGCTAGTTTCTGCTCGTGCATCTGcacaccacagaagaagaaatattCAGGTTTCAGCAGCACCAACCCTTCTAGCAGTCAGTCACAG GGTTCTCGGAGTGGACAGCTCACAGGGGAATCCCAAATATGA